DNA from Branchiostoma lanceolatum isolate klBraLanc5 chromosome 6, klBraLanc5.hap2, whole genome shotgun sequence:
gctttgtcaattcgatcagccgcagcgacgccgtcagcgtgccgcgggtccagtgagagggggagctttacgccgaagggcgattgtaccgactatacagatacaaatacactcACGCACTAAAAATAATAGAATCACATTGTGAATATGAAGTTCAAGTGACAAGGTGGTGGATCATGTGACCTACACGTAACCATCTCCTATGACGTCATAGCCAGACGAATCAACATCTTTTCTCCTCACTCCTCCTTCGGCAGCTGTTGCAGGACGCAGCGTCTTAGAAAGCTACAGTTTAAGGTCAGCAAAGTTTCTTGAACAACGTAGGAAGATTGAGATTGAGTGCATTTCAAAACATAGCTTTGCAGTTCATTCACAAAATGATTtagctgttttttttctcatcaGGTATGATCAGTGCAAAGAAAAGAGACACTCCTTGCTTTTTGTTTGGTAGCCTGATTAAATCGCACCATTACAGCCTCGGACAGCGGAGTCTGCGTTACACAGATAATGTTGCAGATAactttaattttcatcaatgcaTACTAAATTGATATTATTTGATATGTAGGACACCAGAGTAGAACACGAGACGTTCAATCTGCGAGCACAAAGAAGAAGAGTGGCGAAAGAAACCGAGAGCCGGTCTTCTCAGCGGCAAGATCGCCTTCCAGCCGAGAACAGGAACGGCGGTGTGTCCAGCAAGTCCTGTCAGTGACAGCGGTTAGACATAGTACTTAatagtttcaagatttacattgACTGTATATCACTTAAcagtttcaatattttcattgattGTAAACAACATCATCAGTCTATTGCTGTTACAAACTGGTCTGTTGTTGGATGTGGCCTGAAGTTGGAGCAATGAGCTGCTATATGCAGACCGTGAAGTGAGAAAGGATCTTTGTTTGACTTTCAGAAACTGTAGGTAAAACGATTGTTCCTTAAAGAACGAAAAAGGTTCTACATTTGTCACTGTGGAAAACGTGTGAGGGAAGCGCAGCATGATAGTCGCTCTGGTTTGGGTCCTCACATTTCTAACCGGGCCGTACAATTGTGAACCTTCGGCACTTTCACGTCTGCGATCTAAAGGATGTATCGTTGAAAATCGTTGGCATAAACATGGTTTAATATTACTCCAAATAAATTGTGACAGCACAGGCTTAACGAATGTTCCCAAAGAACTGCCCCCAAACCTTACTTGGCTTAAGCTTCCCAACAACGCCCTAACCACATTCCCTTGCATGTCcctgtcctacatgtatttgacttACATGATCTTAAGAAACAATAGCATCAGTTACTTCCCTTCGTACTGTCTGAAGAGGATGCCCAGGCTAAAAGAATTGGATTTGTCACATAATCAGCTGTTCTGTGTCAACCTGTATCCTGTGAAGTCCCTCGTACCAAACTTGAGAGAGGTTGACGTTTCTTACAATAGCATAAAGACATTGTCTATGTGCGATGTTGGGTGGGACTTgcacagaaacaaagaagaaatgTTGCCATACGGACTTGTCATAAAGAGCAACCCTTTCCATTGTGACTGCAACATAGCTTGGCTGATTCTCTATGCAAAACTCACGGAAAAATGCCGAAACAAAACATCACCAAAATGCAAAAAATTATTCTGGGTAAATGCCAATGCACGCGCCATGTACAAAGACCAATCTTTGTTTCGCTGTGAAACACCATCAGAAGTAGAGAACGTAGAGCTCCACAGGTTAAAGGGGAATATCTCACGATGTTTTCAGGTCTGGGATCCAGCAGGCGAAGATTATGTAACCTACAAACCTGAGCCCTGTGATCCTAACAGTTACTATCCCACAGAACGCCAAGATCTCAGTCCCTCTGAAAGGTGCAATGCTCACTCTGTACCCATGACAGAAAGGCCAGAGAATCATGATACGTCATCTCCtcaaaccgttgccatggcatcaGGCTGGGCGATGACTACAAACGTTACTGATGGTGTCATGACAGCAGCTAGAACCTTTAGTCCGCTGACAGCATACAATGCTCACTCTGCACCCATGACGGAAATGTCAGAAAACCAGGAGACGTCCTCCTCAcaaaccgttgccatggcatcaGGCTGGGTGGTGACTGGAACAGTAGTTGGAGTGAGTGTTGTCGTGTGTGGTGTGGTGTTAGTCACGTATTGTGCCCTTGGTAGGAAACATCATGATAACACTGTCCCACTTGGTCACGTGGTGGGTTTTCATCAGGATAGCCCGGCTGATGGTCAGGAAGGCTGTAGAAACGGTCCGGAAACAGACTCAGATTCCTGCAGGTGCGAAACTATACCTGACACAATTGAACCGTATGTTTATGATGTACCGCAATGCCATTTTGGCGAAGTAGAAACTGCAGGTGAAACCACTCATATGAATAATGAATGTGCCAGCACTTTGAAAGGTCCAGGTGCACAGGACTGTGATCATACTGGCCGCATTGGGGAAGCTTCCGATGTTGATAATCAGATGTCAGAGTCCTGCCTGGATGAGGTTGAGCCTAACACGATCGAACCGTATGCACAGTCGCCTCATATTTTCGATGTACCGCAATACGATTTTGCAGAAGTAGAAACTGCAGGTAAAACCAGTATTAAGAAGAAAGAAGGTACCAGTTCCCTAATATGTGACCCTAACAGTATTTGCAATTGTAGAGACGTTTTCGATGACGATAGAGTTGATACTCAGCCGCCAAAATCAGATACTAGTCAGTCCTCCATGTACAAAACTACACCCAGCATTATTGAATCTTATGCAAAGTCACGTCATGTTTTCGACGCATATCAACGTGAACATACCGACCGCAGTGGAGAAGGTTCAAAAACGTACGGAATGGATGAGATTAAGCAGTATGCTCGTTCAACTGTCTATTCTTCTGAGCATGTAAATCAAAACACACCGAGCTTATACTCTCAAAACTCTAAAGAGACAAGGAAGTTATCATGAATGAGAATTGGTAGTAGGACTGAGCGTATATTACAATACCACTGAAACTACccttgatttttcttttctcaGAAATGTTTATGCCGTATCACTAAAGCTGAATAACTAGTATAAATTAATCTGATGCAATATCCAAATATTATCACAAATGATACGTAAAATGCTATATTTCaaggatgtgtatttgtatgcatGTAGCATTCAACCGTTATTTTTACAAAGCCCGAGCTGTAATGTATGCACAATGTAGCGCACACATCTGTGTTGCGAGGAGGAAATTGTCAGCAAATGTGTTTTaaggatgtttttgttttaagaaTGTTCATGTTTTAATGCTGCATATGTGCATGCAGGTGATATTCAACATTCATTCTACAAAGCCTGAGCTGTATTGTATACTTAATGTAGCACACACTTCTATGTTACGAGGATGAACTTGTGTTTTAAGGATGGTGATGTTCTAAAGATGTTGATGATTTAATGATGCGCATGCGTATGTGTATATAATATGTAACATTCAACGTTTATCTTACAAAGTCCGAGCTGTAACGTATGCGCAATGTAGCACACACTTCTGTGTTACGACGATGAAGTCATTAGAAAAGGTATTttaatgatgttgttgtttgaagGATGTTGATGTTTTAAGGATTCgcatgtgtatgtttatgtatgtaacatcaaacattcattcttcaaaGTCTGAGCTGTactgtatacataatatatatgtagTACACACTTCTGTGTTACGAGGAAGAAATTATTAGCAAATGTGTTTTAAGGATGTTGGTGTTCTAAAGATATTGATGTTTTAATGATGCGTATGCGTATGTGTATATAATATGTAACATTCAACGTTTATTTTACAAAGCTTGAGCTGTCCTGTATACATAATGGAGCAGAAACTGTGTTACGAGATGAGATTATCAGCgcagatttttttcatatcaatgcACATGCACATACTGCAGATGCAGAACCCACTggatgatttacatgtatgtgtaacaaCTGATTATTTCTGCACAAGCAGCTGAACTGAAAATGTATATTAGAAATGTAAAAGGTACCATATGTAAACAAGATTTGTTTCTCACACTCACTCTCTACCAAAGCTTAGTCATCTGTGGCAGGACTTTTTTCTGCTAGCAAAGAAATAGGAATAAAATATCATTTAGCATTCTAAACTAGAAGTGAGGCTAGCTGTGCTCAAAATACATCTATCACTTACAGAATGGGAAATCTTCAGCGGCCAAAATATCTCCGAGATACCAGTATCTAACCAGCTAGCATGTGTTATACCTTGAGGCCAGGACTCAGTTTAAGAGTGACATGCCTGTACTCCTGAAACTGAATAAACATTCGTGCACGTACAGATTGGTCTCCTGTAATCAGTCACACTGGCTAGCACTGACAACAGACACGAACCGTAAGATCACTTTCACACAATCATCCCACGCACAGTCACGCAATATGTCAGTAAATAATACCTATGTACAAAACATGAATCTGAAGAACATGTCGTGGACCTGACAAAACGATGTTTTTTCGTCATATTGATAAACAATAACGAGAAGAAAGTAAATTTTCAACCTGAGCAGTAAAGCTGAGAATTTGTATTGAAGAATCTGATGCACGCGATTCTAGTTTGGGCACGGTTAACAattttgtacatggttttaagAACTTCAGCGTGATAGGTTTCTGATCATGATTGTTTCGCTGTGAACATTCTGTATGGTTACAAATTCATACTGTGCCGTAGCATTGCAGCAGATGATGGATATAGctttggatggatggatatagTTGTTTGCTTCTGTCTCCGTGCAGAAATAAATGTGTCCCTTTAGACGTAGATATAACAAACACCGCCCAACCTTTCATTGTTGTGTACTGAGTACCATCCTTCGTAGTGATCGCTGGCTCAACAAAagtcgcttgctaaccacggatccGTAGTTAGcaagccagcggtcactacggaggatggtactaaGGCTATGGCGACACATTCCCTCCAGACCTTTCACCGCCGTCACCTTTTCGCTCGACCTTTCATGGGGATTCCTCCACGCCTATAGTTAAACTTTTACGTCATCATCTTACACTAAAGTTCAACTCTTGCGTCATCATATTTCACGCTTGAGTACTCAGTTTTGGGACCATTTGTCAAAGAATATCTCCCAACGTTCAATTGAACGTTCTGTATGTAGATTGATTGCATGGATTGCACTCCTATGATCATTCTAAGTAGCGATAATCGTACTGAACCATCTGAGACACCTCTAGATCTAATTGAGCATGACGGGATGGTACTTGTGATAGGGGTTTAAAGGTGTCAGGTCACTTGGGAACTAAAAAAACAACCTGATTCTGCCACCGAATGTTTTGACCTTTAGTAACTCAATCAACACAAGGTAATAAAAAGGACAAAATGCCACAAGCAATCAATTTGCGTATTTAATCATGGCCAACATGGGCGTGGTTTCGTTGGCAATCAGCTGGTCACTAGCCGCACGATACATGATTACCAGAACATTAATATTGCCGCACGGCTGCTTTACAATTCAGTCACCCAGAGAGATGGCGACCGCAGAATTTCCAACAGACATTGGTGTCGACTTTCTGCAGTGTACGGTCTGCTGCGACACTTTTAAGGAGCCGAAGACTCTCATTCCCTGCCTTCATACCTTCTGCAAATCGTGTTTGAAGGAATGTGTCACAAAGCAACGTGTCAGTCATCTTTCTTGTCCGCTCTGTCGCCAGGAGGTGCCTATTCCTGAGGATGGAGTCGAGGGGCTCAAGAATAACTCTTTCATCGCAAGTCTTGTTGCAGCCGTTCAGGACTACATCAAAATACGCGAAAACCCCAGCAAAATCCTCTGTTCCCACTGCGACGCCGGTGCCGTGGCGACGTCCAGGTGTGTGGAGTGTGCCGAGTTTCTCTGCCACAGTTGTGAATCCGCCCACCGTCGTCTGAAATCCACAAATGGACACACGCGTCTCACCATAGATGAGCTACAAACGGGGGAACACGGCGACAAACTCCGTGCAAAAAGGATCCCGAAATGCGAGGTTCATCCTAGTAAAACGGTGTGGTTATACTGCACAACGTGCGACGTTCCCATCTGCAGGGAATGTGCAGGCACCGACCACCAAGAGCCTGCGCACCAGCACGAAGAGTTGAGCCAGGCAGCAGCGGAGAGAAAGAAGACGATCAAAGATCTCATCGCGCGATGCCAATGGCAGGTCCAAAATCTACACAAGCATGAGAAGATGCTAGCAAAGATGGAGTCGTACCTCGAGGAAAACGAGGAGAAAGCAAAAGCTGAGGTCACTACGAACATGAAACGGCTCATCACCATTATCCAGCAAGAAGAGACTGTTATGCTCGACTCTATAACAATGGCTGCAGAGcagcaaagaaagaaattacAGGGCCAACTGGAAGAGAAGCAAACCTCGCTCGCAAGCGCGAAGAGAACTTGTGACTTCGCGATGGCACTAGCACGGGAaggggacatctttgaaatgcTGACCTTCAGCAAGGAAATAGAGCAACGTCTGCACAGCATCGCAGCGCAACCCAGCACAGGCCCTGGTGCTGATCTGGCGAAAATCACCGTAGAATATGGCAGTCTCAAGCAACAACTAAAAACGGACTTTCCAAAGAATACCAAGTACCGTATATGTGAAAACAAAATGCATGAGATATTGGGACCTTCGGACAAATCAATTACAGCCGCAAGTTTATTGGCACCGTCACGGCAACGGTGAGTAACATCTTTAAATGGATATTGCTCGTTCTTGTCCCTCCTAAGTCTGGGCttggtacatttgtatgcacccTATTGACGTTTCattatttgtttatcatttatttattttgaacGACAAACTTACATGCACACGGAATGGCTTGTGCCTCCCTGAATTATGTAGAGTTTGTTACAACGGGTTATTAAAACATGTAAGAGCAAAATACACAACAGCATATTTACAATTTTTCGAAGAAAACACGACAGCCGGAAATGTGCTAGTAAGAGACCTAAACAATAAATTCATTGCAGAGTCTTGCGGCACAATGTAAGAAAGGACAATTCTTGGACTAGCTctagttcgctcctctgatcgcttctCTGTAGACTATTCGGCAAGGGAAGCGATAGGAGGAGGGAACCGGAggtagaataggatggataccaggttaCATCCTCTTCTCCCTGACGCTCATCCCCACATTGCTTTATAGTATTTTCACGCTGATTTGTTAAACCATTTGTAATCACATGCCACGTTCCTGATACTGAACAGTTTTGTTATTGTCCTAAACCTGATGGTTTTCCAAGTGCATCatctctattctccaagcagaggtttcggtctgAGGGCTACTAATGGCCCGATTTTTTAACGTCTCTCTCCTTTCAAGGAAGGGatcgcggccactactagccccaaGACAGAATCCTCTGCCTAGAGAATGTATCCTCTCAGCAAAAGCAGTAAAGTTCATACTGACCACCCTAGCAGTAATTTGCAGAACCATCGTCACTCGTTTGTCAataatatttctttcatttgtCGCAATCTAGTTCCCGAAGTTGGAGTCCACCTGACCGACCACCAGAAGACATCCCCCTCCAGCACGGCCGGAGTATGGCTAACGTTGTATGGCACCTGATGGGCCGGTAGTGTTAGCTGTACTTATATAGGTagatatataaaagactgctttatcattttaaaaaataccgaaactaataattagccccactcgatgaTAACACTATAATACTAAAGACTCATGCTAGCCCTCATTGCATTGCATTagagtaattaggatgttaaattttattctatacctatattttgtattatgtttcatagttgttgccatactttgtaacGTGtgcaattgtcgtgcaataaagttcttcttataTGACCTACATTGTAAATACATATGGCGATAGACTTTGTAATGGATCAATGTCACATGGTAATGATTGCAACCATAGACAaggcaacaagaaaaataatacaacaaaacaaagtaacaaaacCTTCCGATGTTCAGAAGTGCTGTAGTAGTTAACATGCCATTGTGGCAAAGTATAGACCACACACTGTAACAAGGAGATCCACAACCTTGGAAGTGTTCAATTAACTTTTGATTGATATCAGGCATATTTGTCCCATAACAAAGGAATTACATCTGCATATTGCTGATATGGAGGACAGCCAAATGATCGATCAACTTCAATGATGTCGCATATGTCAGTTATGTCAGGGAACAATTACTTGTAGAGGGCATCATATAGTAAAGGGTAAAGTTGTGTAGGTATGACAAGCAAACCGAAAGATACTATTGACTTTTAGTTACGCACCTGTTCAACTGTAACAATAGTGAGGATAATGTCAAATACTATGATTGAAATAGGATGATGTGACTAGATAGTGTATGTCTACGGGATTAATGTTGAAAAGAACAACATAATCATGTGGCTCGAATTTAGAATGACATAATAGTCAACTGTGCCTCTGATTGACCAAAAACTCGCATATAGTGTTAACAATCAGTACCATTGTTGTGTTGTTATTTCTGTCACATGTAAAAAACGTCTAGCACTttcatgaaatatttcagaacTGTGACCTGAGACGTTTATCATTGACATGTTCGTTACCTTCAAGCAGCTACTAAGTTATTGCTGTACAAATAGGTCACTTCGTTCATGAGAACAACATCCCACTACTCTATTTGACCCCAACGAGATGCTTTATGCCACTTTTTAATTGGCATTCCTTTCCAGTATATATGGCTGCTGCAGTTTTGTAATAGTTATCCTACTGAGACTGTGAACATCATTACCAGAATCACTTTTAAAGTCTTCTGCTACACATGAATTCCCTGAAGTTCTCCATGACTTTAAaaattcaatgaaaatttaagatACATCTTCTTTTCTTTACAAAAGACACTACAAAAAACGCAAGCAAAGCTAAAACTAAAGTATTCTCATTGCCTGTCCTAAAATCTACTTAGGGATTGGTCTTCATAAGCCCTGTCGGCCCTGTCGGCCAAGATCCATCAGTGTTTTGGTCCTCAATCATGATGatctgttagaaaaaaaaaaactttgctgaTACGACAGAACATTTTTGAATAGAAACTGTGGATAATTGATTAATATCAATATCAGTGAGAGAAATAACAATAACGTTGACCATGATGAAGTAACTGTATGTATACACATTGTCATGTAGTACTTGTTGATAACTTAATGGTCAAGCCTTTTGCAGTTCAAGCAATGAGTTACACTTTGTTTcagtttttgtttaaaaaaaaaacgtcatcAAATATTCGTCCAACACACTTAAACTTTACCACCCCAACATTTAAAAACCGATTTGCTGATACAAAAAAGGCATCGCTCTCCACCAGGACAACCGTGTGTGAAATAGCTATAATACATTCTGATCCGTTGAAGCTTAGGCAATAACGTGCATTTAACAGATGTGACAAAATGTGCAGCTTACCTGGCCATTATAGAGTCCTGAATCCTCAACAGTGTTTTCGGGTTTGTTTAGATGCTCATGTGTGTTAGACATGTACCACAAACGCACACACCGGTTCTTTGGAATGTTGAAGAGAACCCTCATGTCTTTTTCCACTTGGCCTAGGTTAGAAAATAATTTGTGTTGAGGATGAGAAATGTGATTACTGAAATGTTATTATAGTATCTGCAAAAAGATGGTCATGTCTACACAGGTATCCATAAGCTAGCGGTGAGTGAATGCCAGCACCAACTAAAGCAACATAATCATATTCAGAAAGAAAAGAAGCCATACGGTTCTTCTGCATTAGAATTTGGGGTTTTACCTATTGTGTCCAGTTTGCTGAACTGTTGAATGACACAGTGATCCATGTTGGAATGCCTGCACAGCTTCAGCTCCATCGGGTACACTTCTACTTTGCAGTGTTTTACAAACATTCCATGCTCAACCACCTGTAAGGGGTTAGTAAAAATGGAATAACAAAAGTGTTAATGACTACTCAGAAAGTATGGAATATAcatataacacacacacaaacacacatgcacacacacaaatgtacacacacacacacatgtagacacgcacacacatatgcacacgcATGTACACATATAAACATATACACatttacacattcaaacacatgtacacatacacacacatgcactcaaatgttaacaaacaaaaacacatacatgcacacacacacacaatgtacccaaacacagacacacacaaacacatgaacaaacacatgcatacaaacacacacacttgtaccccccccccccatgcacacACATggacaaacacatgcacacaaacacacatgcacacaaacatacatttacgcaaaaaaacaaatacatacacatacacatacacacacacacatgcacacacacacacacacataaccactCACATTCCACCTGTACCCATCCTATATACATTCCACAGTCGTACCTTACGGGGGATGGCGTGGCGTTCTTTGATTCCGTACCAGGAGACAAGTCTACAGAATGCCTCCACAGGAACA
Protein-coding regions in this window:
- the LOC136437213 gene encoding E3 ubiquitin-protein ligase TRIM56-like; this translates as MATAEFPTDIGVDFLQCTVCCDTFKEPKTLIPCLHTFCKSCLKECVTKQRVSHLSCPLCRQEVPIPEDGVEGLKNNSFIASLVAAVQDYIKIRENPSKILCSHCDAGAVATSRCVECAEFLCHSCESAHRRLKSTNGHTRLTIDELQTGEHGDKLRAKRIPKCEVHPSKTVWLYCTTCDVPICRECAGTDHQEPAHQHEELSQAAAERKKTIKDLIARCQWQVQNLHKHEKMLAKMESYLEENEEKAKAEVTTNMKRLITIIQQEETVMLDSITMAAEQQRKKLQGQLEEKQTSLASAKRTCDFAMALAREGDIFEMLTFSKEIEQRLHSIAAQPSTGPGADLAKITVEYGSLKQQLKTDFPKNTKLFGKGSDRRREPEVE